The Pyrus communis chromosome 12, drPyrComm1.1, whole genome shotgun sequence genomic sequence ttaattaattattttgaattaaggaccCGTCAAGGgactataatcaatatgtaatttGACAACAGAtttattttaaactttaatcttcttgaaggattaaagttaaaaaacccCTATAATTTATAAAGGATAGTATGAAAAGATGTTCTCTGTAGCATCTTCCTTTATCAAACTGCCCTTTAGTTAAACGTAAGTCTTCACGGGAAAACGTATCATTTTAACAGCaatatcttttcttttcatgGCATTaagttaaacaaattcaaattccaTCTACATTGGTCTGACTCGATTAATTTCATAACTTCATGCCAATTGGAAAACATTAATAACGTCAgacattaattatatttatgggaTTTCTAAGAAGCAGCATACATGTATGTGCAGAGATTAAGAAGGCAAGACAAAGTATGAGAAATTACTTACTAATTAATGCATGCAAGAGACTTTGTAGCTCATACTCACTCTTCCATGTcgcttgtgtgtgtgtatatatatgaatgCATCATGATCATGCTAATTAACATTTATGTGCTAGTGTGACATGATAACTACAGATTAAAAGAGGGAGATGTTACTCTAAAAAATCATGTAATTTAAACGTGTAAAAATTACATGATGatttttttgaagtgctaatatcAACTCactaaataattaagaaaacaaacaacacaaaaataGATTTTAAAATCAACAAGATGCACGGAAATGTAGTGGATTGATCATCAGCACCTAGCTACCTACACTGGATTGATCATAACATAATAAAGGATAAGGTCTTCAAAATACAAGGGTTCTGTTTTAAGCAAACTTTAGATATTAAAATCTTAAAACTACATCTAACCAGTTGTCAACATTAAAAAGATCTCTAGATAGAGTCCTTAGGCATCATTACAATTAAGCATTTGGACCTCAAACATGTCTCGGACCATCACAAAGACATCAAGCTGCAGCTTGCAGCTCTGATTTAGTAAGGTAAGACGCGCACATTATTAGCTGAAGAGAAAAACCCATCTTTCATCACAACATCCTCTCCTTCCTGCACAAACCCAGTTAAAACCACAACATTAGTATAAAATTATATGATAATTAAAAACAATGTTATTAGTTAGTTAATCTTGCTAGCAAATTAATTATGCAACCCAAATTAGTAGAATGGGGTTAATATACGGCATGGGGGGTAACCTGCTGGCGAACGGTTGTCTTCTTCACAGTCTGGTCAGGCATGAGGCCAAAGTGAATGTGTGGAAAGTGAGCCCACTGACAAAAAGAAAGGCAAAAATTAAGAGGTTCACGTATCAAAGGACCCCACACTACAAGGACTAGTGTTctaacaaaatccaaaaacctTAATTTGGTAAAGAAGAAATAACaccagaaaatattattaaacaatTTTACATTCTTAGCAGCTGCACTGAAGGCTTCTCTATGGGATATATCAGGATTCACAGACTTGATGCGTTGGATCTCGTCCCTGCATAGATACACATTCGGATGAATCGATCATtcatatattttgcatcaatTTGGCGAGTCTATATATCAATTAATTAACAACTACATATATATTCTATatgttattattaatttatttacgTATATTTGTGTGTGAGATAAAGAGAGAAATGAAAGATAGTTGACATGATTACTCACTTGATGAAACGGTTGTATGCAGAGGGGACTCTCTGTCTCTTCTCCGGGGCTGGACATGGTATGCACAGACAGACAAGCATgcagagagagggggagagagagagcaaaaaaGCATTCAAGTTAAATTAAATCATCATTTCTTAATAAGAAAATCATAGGTGGGGGAATTGATCTGCTTTATGGGGTCTTTCGCCAAACCCTATCTTGCATGTACTGTCACTTCAGTAGTTATCTTTTCTTTCTCTAGTCTAAATGTTATGCACTCTTATCATCGATCCATCTAAAAATGCTTTTTCTTCACTAACTATGATTGCGGTGGAGATCGAAGGTGGTCCGACAATCTTTCCATTCACAACCGGGGGTGGGGGCGGCGGACAATACCCTTTTATGGTGTTCTTTATCAAAAAGACTTCAAAAACATGGTTATTTAGTGTACTCGGAAAATCGCAGCaacaatatgtatatattttgtatATGGCCTTCTATGTTCAAAGAACTTTCAAGGTGCAAGGCAAAAACATGGGTGGGAACAATTGTCAAGAAGATTAGGCTTTAAAACATATCAACTTGCCATCCTTTGgttaatatattcatttaatcacTAAAACGAAGATATTAATTTGTTGTATGAAAAAGGACTGTCATGAAATCAAGAAGAGTTCTGCATTTGTTAGGTTTTGctgagaaaagaagaagaacgtATTGGGGTATAAGATCAAAGTTGATTACTATATATACTAGATATATGATAGTGGATAGCTTCCCAGAAATGGAAGTGGAAGCATAAGAGGAGTTGGTTATCTCATCCTAAGATCTTTCTCCTCCACCACCATATATACAAAAGGACCTTGGATCGTATATATTTACTTCAAGGATTTAGAGGCAAGGATAAATCAAAAGTGGCTGGTCTATATCCTTCACCAtcactgaaaaataaaagtgtaaGTTTCTTTAGGGCAGATATATGTATTGTGTGAGAAACGCCATATGATCAAGTATTTACATGATGTTTTTCATCAATACTTCTCCGTGACTGAAACTGAAAGCTAGCTAGTTAGGGAGGCTCTTATTGCATAGAGCAATCTGAAGGAGGTCTAGGATTGATCGAGGTACACAAATTAAGGAATTAACAGAAGTAAAGTTACTTACGTCTGTTGATGACTGGAGGCCTTGGAAGAAGTTCATCAGGTCCACCTGTTGGTCTTGCAGCAAAGTCGTTCACACTTGTTTGGTTCATCAGAAAATTTGGGGTCGGAACATTTGGTATCTCTTCCTGCACAACCCCAGAttcatttgaaattaaaatataagcATACAATACTTAAAAGGGTAAGAATAAGGGGGAAATATCCATATATAGAACCCTTTTTTCCCTTAATAATCCTTTGATAGTTTGACTTCCCAAAAAGAATTAAgcaaataattaaagggaagtgttattggcactccaaaaatctcattctacactcctcacaagtgtatttttctttctaaatatagaaagtttggagtgtagaatgagaattttggagtgctaataataattcccatAATTAAATCACTTCCCGAATAAAACTAAGCAaaaattaattgttttaattaccAGAAGATTGTGGGAATTATTAGGGGAAGAGAAAAAAGAGTGACCAAGATGATGAAACTGATTTGGGGAAGGCAAAAGCAGCCCACGCATGTTCACTGGAAGCAGATTGGTGCAGTGCCCACATCGCACCGTCACAGTCTTGAACAAACTTGTGCAAGGGACACTCACCTGATTCAACCACCATTTATCAAACAGTATCAAGCATCACTAAATTAAATCATTAGCAAAAACTAGGGCTAATTAAAAAGCAGATATATATAATTCTGGAAAAAGGGTACTCAAATATCAAATTAATATACTAATAAGAAGAGAGTACAAATAACGGTACCGCAAGGACCGTGTCGCAAATGTTGCAATGGACATAACAGAGCTGCTCGGAAGGAGGGAGGTGGTCGAGGGACAAGGTTGAAGCAGAAGAAGATGACATGATTTTTTGGATGTGATTCCTCCTTTacttttataacaaaaaaaaggaaaataatttttgatTGATGATTGGTCTCTTGAGTGTTTAATTGATTGATTGACGGATGACAGCTTAACCACCACCTTggatctgttttttttttctttgaatatgAGTTCTGTGTGAAAGaaaggtgagagagagagagagagagagagagagagagagagagagagagagaaatagagaaagagagaggggttTGGAAGGTGATGTATTTGGTCTGATAGATATAAGAGAGGGCTGTTATGGGATAAAAAATCGATCTGAGACCCTTTAAATTCTCTTCCTGGTCATTGGTGTGCTCCTCTGCCCTGGCCCCCATCCCCAGTTTTGTTTATAAGGTCATGACGACCATGATCATATGTATGCACGATACATGCATACCATGCACATAATGTTATGACATACATCCGGTCCAtgcatacatgcatgcatgcgtACATACATTTATGATATTTACCATATGAATGAGTACCACCAAAAAATGTGTCTAACATGCGCATGGTGTTAATTATAGGGTATATATGATAAACACATGTATGTGGCTGGCATTCGCTGGCAttccacagagagagagaggcggcAGATGTGGGGGAGAGGAGCAAGAAAGGGACGTGTGCATGGGGGTGATATAGCTTTCACACTCTCACCTGTTGTTTTCACAAGTTAAAGAGCCTCTTGTCTTGTGTGTTGTGCTGTTGGTGTGGCCTGCCTTTCTTTCAAAAcccactctccctctctctcaatAAATTGAACGTCGATTTACTTCAATTTCCGAACCCCATGAGTCAAGGCCCTCTCTTCTACCTCCTGGATAATACAGTTACCCCATAAAGCCCTTTTCTACTCCATATTACTAACAGCCTCCGCCTCCCTCTCCGCCTCCATtggcgctctctctctctctctctctctctctctctctctctctctctctctctctctcttcactggCCCGTGACACCCCACCCCAACACCATCATAACACAATCATACTTACATAGTAATGCCAATTCTGTGTGTAATCCCaaaaaaagtatttaataatattattacaaaatttaatggaattttatgtttatttttcagtGATTTGACCGCTCAATCTCTCCCTCGTCTTACGCACACAGAAGACAGATACGTATTTCAGTTCAGTGAGAAAGAAACACTATCGATCTCTCAGCCTCtcagctagctagctagctatctCGATTCTTGCCTTACCACCTTTGTCCTTATTTCCTAAAATTTCTACTTTCTTTTTTCGCTTATTTTCTAGCTAATTTTGTTAGAATCTTTCCGCACTCCTTCCCTCTGCAATGCCTACATATCTACACATCTCTTCCCTCTGAAATGTCTACATATCTACACATCTCTTCCCTCTGCAATGTCTACATATCTACACATCTCTAGGGCTTTCGTTACAAATTCTGAAAACCTACCCTACCCTGACTTAgttggaagaaagaaaaagaaaaagatagttTCCTAATGGATTGTTGCGAGACATATGTTCCGAGAGACAACTGCTTGTGTTGCCGGTGAGTCTAAAACTGCATACTTGAAAAACATTAATCTTCTCAATGGTTTAAATACACCGTCTCTGAAGATAAATTCAGATATATTATATGTTTTGCGCATATATACGGCATACCCACATTCTTTAGGGGAAGggatctcattttttttaaacaatgggGATTAATTTTGGGGCCAACAGCACATTGAACTTCAACCATCCAAAccatatatttttcaaattacgcctcatagatcattcttacaaaatattagccaaattggaaatatttgaggcatctaattaagttcaaaaaaattgacaaacatTATGTTCTAAGAAAATattagtctctctagcattaccctttcattgaagggtgtgtgtgtgtgtgtgtgtgtgtgtattggttAATgctaggaaaattaaatttgcaaatcaaattatgtgtcattaataagaaataagcacgttaatcaacactgaactaataatctaatcatcaacttcaatgtcatttagtttacaatatTCAATCTACAAATTTATTCTAATTTAGCCTTTCTAgcattacccatatatatatatatatatatatataaagcctttaagggaagggatccccatattttttttttttttttataaaaatggggaCTAGTTTTGGGGTCCATACCAAatcgaattttaacgatccgaaccgtctatttttcaagttgtaccttatagatcatccttgcaaatatattagccaaatcaaaaatatttaagacatctaattggattcaaagaaatgaacgaacactttgttatataagaaacaataaaatttgatcttgataattaaataggcaattggctttggattgaattgaatttttgcaaggatgatccatgaatcgagacttacaaaataaactgtttagatcgttgaaattagatATAGAGTAGGCCCCACACTTAATcgctgtttttttttcaaaaaatagggatccctttgcataaagggcatatatatatgtatatgtatatgtatatatatgtgtgtgtgtgcgcgcgcgcgcgcgtgtATTATGTTCTTATCTTATGATCAGAACTATCACCATCTTACTCATTTAAGACTACCCTTTAATTTGGATTTCCTCTTCCCCAGAAAGTGACGATGATCAATAACATTATTGTTCATTTATTTATCACAAATGAGAATGGGTCCTGTATGCAACTCCTATGCAAAAATTAAATGTGTGGTAATGGGGAAAAGTTGTAACGGTCCTTGGCCTTTTACAGACCATCACAATGACCcattcaaagtttcaaacccTGCCCATTAACAAACAAGTTGAAGGGGAAGTGAGCCTGAGAATCTGAGACACAAAATTGAATGATCAGTACTCTCTCCCTAGAAATTGAGTTTGAAACACGATCACCCAATTTATTTGACGGCCAAAATAAACCTAACTaaaatgtaaaaagaaaaaacaattaaaaaaactacAGTAGAGTAATGTACCTACAGGTACTTGGCTAGCTAACATTAACAAATTTCAAACCCCTCGATCCATATGCTGAGTGTTCGTAAGGTAACAAAAATGGTGGGTTTGCACTAGTTGTTTAAGATTTGTCAAGAAATTAAAAGGTTGTATGAGTATATCTACCTAcatatatttatttctattttttataagTGTGCttgatgcatatatatatatatatatatatatatatatatatatatatatatatatgttcacaCTACCAGGAAATAGGGCTTGGCTTACAAAATCTTGCCGACGAACCATATTTCGTCGGGTAAAAGAACTTTACCCAATGGACAGATTCAATGGCCCATTAATTCGTGCCGTTAGACAAAGTCCCACtatgacatgttaaaaaattCAGTGACAAAGCCTTTGCGCTATCCTAGTAGTTGCCCGACGGAATGATTTCTCGAAAAAATATTATTCATCAATTAAATATGtgccttcttcttttcttctccgaccccccccccccccggcgccGCGGCGAAGGGGACTACTTCTGCTTCCtaaactctctctctgtctctttctcactttctctctttctttctcacacTTACACCCTATCCTTCATATCTCCCTTTCCCAATTAATTGAAGGTTAAATGTAGTTATttattgaatgattttttatttgaacgtgtgattaattaattttggttaTTGTAGGTTTGTGATTGGATTGGAAGTAAATTAAAGGAAATATATTAATTGTCTCTTAATTATAAATAGtaagtttgaatttgtttaattgtgaTATCTATGAATGTTGAAATTATGTGTtatatgaaatttttagtttgtgtgttAATAAATAGtaagtttgaatttgtttaattgtgaTATCTAGACCTCATTTACAGGCTTAATCCCATTTGCCAATAAGGAATTTGACCCATCTTCCTCCAACGCCAACAGAGATCAGGATCACATGTATTTTCTCCTCTACTAGCTCAATAAACACGTCTTCCCCAATAAATCGAAAAGAGTGAAAGTGGAATGGATTCCTCTAGTAGAAGCTCTTCTCAACTTTGATGATGTAGCCACGAGCTCCTTCCTCCTTGCTCATCTCTATCATCTCCTGTATGAGATTACCAATGGTGAACAATTCGAAACCAACCTTAATGGTCCAACTTGGATGATCCAGCTTTGGCTTCAATAGTATTTCTCCAAGCTTCAGGCTCCCAACCTTGAATTTTCAGAAAGAGTGGCCCTTGTCCAAATCCTCGTTGAGGCCTCTCCCACCAATCATTCTACCATCTGCTACCTCTACTTCTTCAGAGTCTACAAGACTCGGGTAGACCTAGAATAGGGAGGGTCCATGCTAAGGAGATATCTTTGGTTCTCTGATTGAGATTTCCAAGATGTTTTTTGAGAATACGTTATCCCCTTATGTATACAGAGATTTATCAGCTGCATACAACCAAGGGACCTAGCTTAGGGAGTAAAGAATGACTGGTATGAGTGTGAACTGGAAGTTTAACACCCTAACTTCTGTGCTAGACAGTTAGGGTTTAGACAAGCCATCTCGGTGCCCTTCATCAACTCTGTTCATTGCAATAACCCCTATCGTCTTCACTCTTCacaagaagtcacattctgagCTGCCCGACGAAGTCTCAAAATACTGAGCAAGGTTGCCCGAAAGCCCATGGCCCTGAACTTCGAATGCACTTCAAGCTTCTTTTCTTGGTGGGAAACAAAATGGACTAAGAAGTATGGAGGAGACCTGCTCGAAGCTCATGACCACATCTTTAAGCAACTATCCATCAAATCTTATCCAaagccaattgagcttgaagattGGAAGGAAATGATTTATCAGAAGAATCTACTCCTTATGATAGgtaccttttttaatttgtaatttcatgAATAGACGTTGGGCAGGATGAAGAGGCTGGGGATGCCTTTGTCCTTCAAGAAGCTGCAACTAAGGCAAAGAGACAAGGCGTTAGAGCATATGGGGATGTCTCAAAGCTACTTGGAGACTCAGAAGGCGAGGTTGATCCTGTTGTGAAAAATTGGGCCACACGGCGAACGCGAGCAACAGTAGTGGAATCTTCAGAGTCCGAGCTCGAAGAGTGACCTCGAGCTCAGCTTTCCATCCATTGTCTGCGGGTAACCCTTACAAAGAAGAGAACAAGGGCACATGTTGCTAAATCCTCT encodes the following:
- the LOC137711552 gene encoding axial regulator YABBY 1-like, whose protein sequence is MSSSSASTLSLDHLPPSEQLCYVHCNICDTVLAVSVPCTSLFKTVTVRCGHCTNLLPVNMRGLLLPSPNQFHHLGHSFFSSPNNSHNLLEEIPNVPTPNFLMNQTSVNDFAARPTGGPDELLPRPPVINRPPEKRQRVPSAYNRFIKDEIQRIKSVNPDISHREAFSAAAKNWAHFPHIHFGLMPDQTVKKTTVRQQEGEDVVMKDGFFSSANNVRVLPY